Proteins co-encoded in one Sphingopyxis sp. BE259 genomic window:
- a CDS encoding C40 family peptidase: MTGQSSDNSAANRVRMGRPGAVGAGRDRFGLTGTSQAYDPRIVAIRPDLADIAVAGQHFAPHYAAPMMRSGVLPAAVLRGSPSVDADQTSELLFGEGFALLDLTGGWAWGYCLADHYVGYLSADALAAPIAPTHRVEMIEAILHNAPDAASGGPAVLPRGALVMGEVEGEWLVTAHGYLPLAALVEVGAEDADPAGRAEELIGTPYLWGGRTSKGIDCSGLVQLSWAAAGIQLPRDSDLQLASLGADKDVDPAALARGDLVFFPGHVGIMADDRTIIHASRRWMAVKAEPLADVISRSAAKDHNPPVSGYKRLR, encoded by the coding sequence GTGACAGGTCAAAGCAGCGACAATTCAGCGGCCAATCGCGTGCGCATGGGGCGCCCCGGCGCCGTCGGCGCGGGCCGCGATCGCTTTGGCCTGACCGGCACGTCGCAGGCCTATGATCCGCGCATCGTCGCGATCCGCCCCGACCTTGCCGACATCGCCGTCGCCGGTCAGCATTTCGCCCCGCATTATGCCGCGCCGATGATGCGCAGCGGCGTGCTGCCCGCCGCAGTGCTGCGCGGATCGCCGTCGGTCGATGCCGACCAGACAAGCGAGTTGCTGTTCGGTGAAGGCTTTGCCCTGCTCGACCTGACGGGCGGCTGGGCGTGGGGTTACTGCCTTGCCGACCATTATGTCGGCTATCTGTCCGCCGATGCGCTGGCCGCGCCGATCGCGCCGACGCACCGTGTCGAGATGATCGAGGCGATCCTGCACAACGCGCCCGACGCCGCAAGCGGTGGTCCCGCGGTCCTGCCGCGCGGCGCGCTGGTGATGGGCGAGGTCGAGGGCGAATGGCTGGTCACGGCGCACGGCTATCTGCCGCTCGCGGCGCTGGTCGAGGTCGGCGCCGAAGACGCCGACCCCGCCGGACGCGCCGAGGAACTGATCGGCACCCCCTATCTGTGGGGCGGCCGGACGTCGAAGGGCATCGACTGCTCGGGACTGGTCCAGCTGAGCTGGGCGGCCGCCGGAATCCAGTTGCCGCGCGACAGCGATTTGCAACTGGCGTCGCTCGGCGCCGACAAGGACGTCGATCCGGCGGCGCTGGCGCGCGGCGATCTGGTGTTTTTTCCCGGCCATGTCGGAATCATGGCCGACGACCGGACCATCATCCACGCCAGCCGACGATGGATGGCGGTAAAGGCGGAACCACTGGCCGACGTCATATCGCGTTCGGCCGCCAAGGATCACAATCCGCCGGTGAGCGGATATAAACGACTGCGATAA
- a CDS encoding sorbosone dehydrogenase family protein encodes MRKILKYVALALLLLIIVGGVTLYIMSRPDVARFSTAELSGRVPVMASQKTETFPTVNVPEATSWPAGQAPRAAQGLAVARFAEGLDHPRTMLVLPNGDVLVAESQSPPRDTSGVEGKIMSNLMTKGGTGRRPSANRITLLRDADGDGRAEVKTAYLTGLNSPYGMALVGDTLYVANTDALLAFPYVAGETKMSGKAAKIVDLPAKGTNRHWTKSLVAAPNGWLYIGVGADSNIGEKGMNREFRRASVLEVRPAQKYIRTFAAGIRNPVGLGFYPGSARLWTVVNERDMLGSDLVPDYLTDVTEGDFYGWPWYYWGGFVDPRVEPEAEDRRQYVKRPEYGLGAHTAPLGMTFTQGLDLGERWANGALVALHGSWNREPVAGYSVVFVKFGANGKPADALPVTLLDQFLGKDGKTTRGRPADVKVAKDGSALVADDTGGVIWRVAKPV; translated from the coding sequence ATGCGCAAGATCCTGAAATATGTCGCCCTGGCCCTGTTGCTGCTGATCATCGTCGGCGGCGTGACGCTGTACATCATGTCGCGGCCCGACGTCGCCCGCTTCTCGACCGCCGAACTCAGCGGCCGGGTGCCGGTGATGGCGTCGCAAAAGACCGAGACCTTCCCCACCGTCAATGTGCCCGAGGCGACGAGTTGGCCCGCCGGACAGGCGCCGCGCGCGGCGCAGGGGCTGGCAGTGGCGCGCTTTGCCGAAGGGCTCGACCATCCGCGCACCATGCTCGTGTTGCCCAATGGCGACGTGCTGGTCGCCGAATCGCAGAGCCCGCCGCGCGACACATCGGGGGTCGAGGGCAAGATCATGAGCAATCTGATGACCAAGGGCGGCACCGGCCGCCGCCCGTCGGCAAACCGGATCACCCTGCTCCGCGACGCCGACGGCGACGGCAGGGCCGAGGTCAAGACTGCCTATCTCACCGGGCTCAACTCACCCTATGGCATGGCGCTGGTCGGTGACACACTTTACGTCGCCAACACCGACGCGCTGCTCGCCTTTCCCTATGTCGCGGGCGAAACGAAGATGAGCGGCAAGGCAGCAAAGATCGTCGATCTGCCTGCCAAGGGGACCAACCGCCACTGGACAAAAAGCCTGGTCGCGGCGCCCAATGGCTGGCTTTACATCGGGGTCGGCGCCGACAGCAATATCGGCGAAAAGGGCATGAACCGCGAGTTCCGCCGCGCCAGCGTACTCGAAGTGCGCCCCGCGCAGAAATATATCCGCACCTTTGCCGCGGGCATCCGCAACCCCGTCGGGCTGGGCTTCTACCCCGGCAGCGCGCGGCTGTGGACCGTGGTCAACGAGCGCGACATGCTGGGCAGCGACCTCGTCCCCGACTATCTGACCGACGTCACCGAAGGCGATTTTTATGGCTGGCCCTGGTATTATTGGGGCGGCTTCGTCGACCCGCGCGTCGAACCCGAAGCCGAGGACCGCCGTCAATATGTGAAGCGACCCGAATATGGCCTGGGCGCCCACACCGCGCCGCTGGGCATGACCTTTACCCAAGGCCTCGATCTCGGTGAACGCTGGGCGAACGGCGCGCTGGTCGCGCTGCACGGATCGTGGAACCGCGAGCCGGTGGCGGGTTACAGCGTCGTGTTCGTCAAGTTCGGCGCCAACGGCAAGCCCGCCGACGCGCTGCCCGTCACCCTGCTCGACCAGTTCCTGGGCAAGGACGGCAAAACCACCCGCGGTCGTCCGGCCGATGTGAAGGTTGCGAAAGATGGTAGCGCGCTGGTCGCCGACGATACCGGCGGGGTGATCTGGCGGGTGGCGAAGCCGGTATAG
- a CDS encoding DUF6596 domain-containing protein: MTIAAAAVERTARDAYGRLVALLASRSGDLAAAEAALSDALLAALESWPNQGVPANPAGWLLTTARNRAIDRHRAAGRADARADDIRMLEEELTALSPDFPDERLKLLFVCAHPAIDARVRTPLMLQAVLGLDAARIARAFLVAPAAMGQRLVRAKTKIRAAGIGFAVPDPQQLGDRLLPVLDAIYGAFGLAWDDVPGGDATASELSAEAMFLARLLVDLMPFEPEPKGLLALMLFCEARRGARRDAVGCFVPLSKQDVSQWSRPLISEGDALLIAASRHARFGRYQCEAAIQSAHSQRAFGRSVPATAIVGLYNLLVDRAPSIGAVIGRASALLDDGATDTAAAALAELPADRVRDHQPYWAAHAAVMWALGQEAAAQASAQRAIGLSHDPAVRAYLASRFGGPLS; the protein is encoded by the coding sequence GTGACCATTGCCGCCGCCGCGGTCGAGCGCACCGCGCGCGATGCCTATGGCCGCCTTGTGGCCTTGCTGGCATCGCGCTCGGGCGACCTCGCCGCGGCGGAGGCCGCGCTCTCAGATGCTCTGCTCGCGGCGCTGGAAAGCTGGCCGAACCAAGGCGTCCCCGCCAATCCTGCCGGTTGGTTGCTGACGACGGCGCGCAATCGCGCGATCGACCGTCACCGTGCAGCCGGCCGCGCCGACGCGCGCGCCGACGACATCCGAATGCTGGAGGAAGAATTGACGGCTCTCTCCCCCGATTTTCCCGACGAACGGCTAAAGCTGCTTTTCGTCTGCGCCCATCCGGCGATCGACGCGAGGGTGCGCACACCGCTGATGCTTCAGGCCGTGCTCGGCCTCGATGCGGCGAGGATCGCTCGCGCCTTTCTCGTCGCCCCCGCTGCGATGGGGCAGCGGCTGGTCCGTGCCAAAACCAAGATTCGCGCTGCTGGTATCGGTTTCGCGGTTCCCGATCCACAGCAGTTGGGTGACCGTCTGCTGCCGGTACTCGATGCCATCTATGGCGCCTTTGGCCTTGCTTGGGACGATGTCCCCGGCGGCGACGCCACAGCGAGCGAGCTTTCGGCGGAAGCGATGTTTCTCGCGCGGCTGCTCGTTGACCTGATGCCCTTCGAACCCGAACCCAAGGGGCTGCTGGCGCTGATGCTGTTTTGCGAGGCGCGGCGCGGCGCGCGGCGCGACGCCGTCGGCTGCTTCGTCCCACTCTCGAAACAGGATGTGTCGCAATGGTCGCGCCCGCTCATCTCCGAAGGCGACGCGCTGTTGATCGCCGCGTCGCGGCATGCCCGCTTTGGCCGCTACCAGTGCGAGGCAGCCATCCAGTCGGCGCACAGCCAGCGCGCCTTCGGTCGGTCTGTCCCAGCCACCGCGATCGTCGGGCTCTATAATCTGCTCGTCGACCGCGCGCCCAGCATTGGCGCGGTCATTGGCCGTGCCTCGGCGCTGCTTGACGATGGCGCAACCGATACGGCGGCCGCGGCGCTCGCAGAACTGCCAGCCGATCGCGTGCGCGACCATCAGCCCTATTGGGCGGCGCACGCTGCGGTAATGTGGGCGCTGGGGCAGGAAGCGGCGGCGCAGGCGAGCGCGCAGCGAGCCATCGGCCTTTCGCACGATCCCGCCGTGCGCGCCTACCTTGCGTCGCGCTTCGGCGGTCCACTGTCGTGA
- a CDS encoding UrcA family protein yields the protein MKKLLILAALAAASVSQPALAQSAPANRSIVVQHRDLDLRTEAGAKSLDRRIWRAVIEVCGTASDFDLKGKNDVRQCRTDTRLAASAQADVAIADAARNQAIRVSSIRK from the coding sequence ATGAAAAAGCTTCTGATCCTCGCCGCGTTGGCCGCCGCCTCGGTGAGCCAGCCCGCCCTCGCCCAGTCGGCGCCCGCGAACCGGAGCATCGTGGTCCAGCACCGCGACCTCGACCTGCGGACCGAGGCCGGTGCCAAGAGCCTCGATCGCCGCATCTGGCGCGCGGTTATCGAAGTGTGCGGCACCGCGTCGGACTTCGATCTGAAAGGCAAGAACGACGTCCGGCAATGCCGCACCGACACGCGGCTGGCCGCATCGGCGCAGGCCGACGTGGCGATCGCCGACGCGGCGCGCAATCAGGCGATCCGCGTCAGCTCGATCCGCAAATGA
- a CDS encoding PdaC/SigV domain-containing protein, giving the protein MTITPPLRTTLLILTGAALLTGCSDDTPTQAEKGAAAAVPGAPPSATADATTKNALASAVRENNGLVEFTYAYPREAAVIAELAAWLDGDRTTRRDALIAAAQRDKAAAEKAGFPYRQHSHLQTWQIVSNTPRFLSMSAEIQTYTGGAHGMTSFATLLWDRNRAKRLQPLDLFTSGEAFDAAIRDRFCAGIKRAKAAKGIFREESPDSPFGKCPPASAQTVWIGSSDGRYLDRMTIAIAPYEIGPFAEGSYKINVPVTGALVDAVKAEYAQSFLPIN; this is encoded by the coding sequence ATGACAATCACCCCACCGCTTCGCACCACCCTGTTGATCCTGACCGGCGCCGCGCTGCTCACCGGCTGTTCCGACGATACGCCGACGCAGGCAGAAAAGGGGGCCGCCGCGGCGGTGCCGGGTGCGCCGCCAAGTGCCACTGCGGATGCCACGACGAAAAACGCGTTGGCGTCGGCTGTCCGTGAAAACAACGGCCTTGTCGAATTTACCTACGCCTATCCGCGGGAAGCTGCCGTCATTGCCGAGCTGGCCGCTTGGCTCGACGGCGACCGCACGACAAGGCGCGACGCGCTGATCGCCGCGGCGCAGCGTGACAAGGCGGCGGCCGAGAAAGCTGGCTTTCCCTATCGCCAGCACAGCCATTTGCAGACTTGGCAAATCGTGTCGAACACGCCGCGTTTCCTGAGCATGTCGGCGGAAATCCAGACCTACACCGGCGGCGCGCACGGGATGACCAGCTTTGCGACCCTGCTGTGGGATCGCAACCGGGCCAAGCGGCTCCAGCCGCTCGACCTGTTCACCAGCGGCGAGGCTTTTGACGCGGCGATCCGCGACCGCTTTTGCGCTGGGATCAAGCGCGCCAAGGCGGCGAAGGGCATATTTCGCGAAGAATCGCCGGACAGCCCGTTCGGCAAATGCCCGCCCGCATCGGCGCAGACGGTGTGGATCGGGTCGTCCGACGGGCGCTATCTCGACCGCATGACCATCGCCATCGCGCCTTATGAGATCGGTCCGTTCGCCGAGGGCAGTTACAAGATCAACGTCCCGGTGACAGGGGCGCTCGTTGACGCCGTCAAGGCCGAATACGCGCAGAGCTTCTTGCCTATCAACTGA
- the dnaN gene encoding DNA polymerase III subunit beta, producing MKATIERAVLLKSLGHVQSVVERRNTIPILSNVLIEADASGQLKLMATDLDLQVVETIAAKVETAGTTTVSAHTLFEIARKLPEGAEVSLAAAEGKMQVKAGRSNFNLPTLPRDDFPVIAEGDLPTNFELPVAELIQIIDKTRFAISTEETRYYLNGIFLHVAEDASGPVLKAAATDGHRLARYTVTRPEGASSMPDVIVPRKCVTEIRKLLDEAEGNVEISLSASKIRFQLGNAILTSKLIDGTFPDYSRVIPTANDKLLKVDPKSLYQGVDRVSTIASEKTRAVKVSLDKDRITLSVTSPENGTAAEEIAAGYDSDAIEIGFNARYLSDILGQVDGDSVELHLADANAPTLIRESEKSPALYVLMPMRV from the coding sequence ATGAAAGCGACGATCGAACGCGCGGTGTTGTTGAAGAGCCTGGGTCACGTCCAGTCGGTGGTCGAGCGGCGCAACACCATCCCCATCCTGTCGAACGTCCTGATCGAAGCCGATGCGTCGGGCCAGCTCAAGCTGATGGCGACCGATCTTGACTTGCAGGTCGTCGAAACGATCGCGGCCAAGGTCGAAACGGCGGGCACGACCACCGTGTCGGCGCACACATTGTTTGAAATCGCGCGCAAGCTGCCCGAGGGCGCCGAGGTCAGCCTGGCCGCCGCCGAGGGCAAGATGCAGGTCAAGGCCGGGCGGTCGAACTTCAACCTGCCGACGCTGCCGCGCGACGATTTTCCGGTGATCGCCGAAGGTGACCTGCCGACCAATTTCGAACTGCCGGTCGCCGAACTGATCCAGATCATCGACAAGACGCGCTTTGCGATCTCGACCGAGGAAACGCGCTATTATCTGAATGGTATCTTCCTGCACGTCGCCGAAGACGCGTCGGGTCCGGTGCTAAAGGCCGCGGCGACCGACGGTCACCGACTGGCGCGCTATACGGTGACCCGGCCCGAAGGCGCTTCGTCGATGCCCGACGTCATTGTGCCGCGCAAATGTGTCACCGAAATCCGCAAACTGCTCGACGAGGCCGAGGGCAATGTCGAAATCAGCCTGTCGGCCAGCAAGATCCGTTTTCAGCTGGGCAATGCGATCCTGACCTCGAAGCTGATCGATGGTACTTTCCCCGATTACAGCCGCGTCATCCCGACCGCAAACGACAAGCTGCTCAAGGTCGATCCGAAAAGCCTGTATCAGGGCGTTGACCGCGTCTCGACGATCGCCAGCGAAAAGACCCGCGCAGTGAAAGTCAGCCTCGACAAGGACCGCATCACGCTGTCGGTGACCAGCCCCGAGAACGGCACCGCGGCCGAAGAAATCGCGGCGGGCTATGACAGCGACGCGATCGAAATCGGCTTCAACGCCCGCTATCTCAGCGACATCCTAGGCCAGGTCGACGGCGACAGCGTCGAGCTGCATCTCGCCGACGCCAACGCCCCGACGCTGATCCGCGAAAGCGAAAAAAGTCCGGCCCTGTATGTGCTGATGCCAATGCGGGTCTGA
- a CDS encoding YciI family protein has product MQYMLILNETPADFADRNDPQRAEAYWAGWNAFIGALSAAGIVVNGDGLMPPETATTVRIRDGERIVEDGPFADSKEQLAGYFIIEVDGLDTALAWAARAPSAVTASVEVRPVMPPPAAQ; this is encoded by the coding sequence ATGCAATATATGCTCATTCTCAACGAAACCCCCGCCGATTTCGCCGACCGCAATGATCCGCAGCGGGCCGAAGCCTATTGGGCCGGCTGGAATGCCTTCATCGGTGCGTTGTCGGCTGCTGGTATCGTGGTCAACGGCGACGGGCTGATGCCGCCTGAGACGGCGACTACTGTACGCATCCGCGACGGCGAGCGCATCGTCGAAGATGGCCCCTTCGCGGACAGCAAGGAACAGCTCGCGGGCTATTTCATCATCGAGGTGGACGGACTTGACACCGCGCTCGCCTGGGCTGCCCGTGCGCCCTCGGCGGTAACCGCCTCGGTCGAGGTCCGCCCGGTAATGCCGCCGCCGGCTGCACAGTGA
- a CDS encoding LysR family transcriptional regulator → MYDWNDLKAFLAVAETGSTLSAAQSLRVSQTTVARRIAALEAATGLNLFERRQAGYALTPVGQAMLASAAAVREAADRFGAAAGASSRDVGGTVSLTVMEIFAVTVLPPILRDLRAAHPGIHIHLDTADEHRDLAAGAADIAIRSSKQPTGAGLVGRRIADNPWTVYCSRDYADRHGIPHSREQLAAHPFIGGGGGVWKPYLAWLQQYGLEESVVMQYDSASGLLAGVRSGMGLTILPGFIANREPDLIRCIPPKKEDTTGLWLLTHERLRHVPRVRLVLDFLAQELAKLAREG, encoded by the coding sequence ATGTATGATTGGAACGACCTCAAAGCCTTTCTGGCGGTGGCCGAAACCGGCAGCACCCTGTCGGCCGCACAGTCGCTGCGCGTCAGCCAGACGACCGTTGCGCGCCGGATCGCGGCGCTGGAGGCGGCGACCGGGCTCAATCTGTTCGAACGGCGGCAGGCGGGCTACGCGCTGACCCCGGTGGGACAGGCGATGTTGGCGAGCGCCGCGGCGGTGCGCGAAGCCGCCGATCGTTTTGGCGCCGCGGCGGGCGCGTCGTCGCGCGATGTTGGCGGCACCGTCAGCCTGACGGTGATGGAAATCTTTGCGGTCACCGTTCTGCCGCCAATCCTGCGCGACTTGCGCGCCGCGCATCCCGGCATCCACATTCACCTGGATACCGCCGACGAACACCGGGATCTCGCTGCGGGCGCCGCCGACATCGCCATTCGCAGCAGCAAGCAGCCGACCGGCGCCGGGCTGGTCGGACGGCGGATCGCCGACAATCCATGGACGGTGTATTGCAGCCGCGACTATGCCGACCGTCACGGCATTCCGCACAGCCGCGAACAGCTGGCGGCGCATCCGTTCATCGGCGGCGGCGGCGGGGTGTGGAAACCCTATCTGGCCTGGCTCCAGCAATATGGGCTCGAGGAGTCGGTGGTCATGCAATATGACAGCGCCTCCGGCCTGCTCGCCGGGGTGCGTTCGGGTATGGGGCTGACCATATTGCCCGGCTTCATCGCCAACCGCGAACCCGATCTGATCCGCTGTATTCCGCCCAAGAAGGAGGACACGACCGGCCTGTGGCTGTTGACCCACGAGCGGCTGCGCCACGTGCCGCGAGTGCGGCTGGTGCTCGATTTTCTAGCGCAGGAATTGGCGAAGCTAGCGCGGGAAGGCTGA
- a CDS encoding leucyl aminopeptidase family protein encodes MTDYSNLIQPDKGQDARPIHLVDKKGYADWLKGRSPRERAHLAAVGFKPDAYVHAILPGDDPEKWAVVTTVARTDNLSAWCLAKLGQILPEGRYRVEGQQPGKALFGWMSAQYRFDAYRSKVETKGARVLLTSDVGAIAPVVAEMRATALVRNMVNTPAADMGPAAIEKAAERIAKAHGGQLTVTKGEALEQGYPMIHAVGRAAAKHHAPRLIEIIWGKDGDPRVALVGKGISFDSGGLDIKPASGMRLMKKDMGGAAHVLALAELVMASGLPVRLHCLVAAAENAISADAFRPGDVLKSRLGLTVEIGNTDAEGRLVLGDALAKAGEDKPELIVDFATLTGAARVALGPDLPPLFTNDDALADAMLSAGIERDDPLWRMPLWDGYADLLETDVADLGNAGSSAFAGTITAALFLKRFVPDGAQWAHVDTFAWRPSAKPGRPKGGAALGLRAAWAMLQARYDRRAKA; translated from the coding sequence ATGACCGACTATTCGAACCTGATCCAGCCCGACAAGGGGCAGGACGCCCGCCCCATCCACCTGGTCGACAAAAAAGGTTATGCCGATTGGCTGAAGGGCCGCAGCCCGCGCGAGCGCGCGCACCTTGCCGCGGTGGGGTTCAAGCCCGATGCCTATGTCCACGCGATCCTGCCCGGCGACGATCCCGAAAAATGGGCGGTTGTCACGACCGTCGCCCGGACCGATAACCTCTCAGCCTGGTGCCTCGCCAAACTGGGGCAGATCCTGCCCGAAGGCCGCTATCGGGTCGAGGGCCAGCAACCAGGCAAGGCACTGTTCGGCTGGATGAGCGCGCAATATCGCTTCGATGCCTATCGGTCGAAGGTCGAGACGAAAGGCGCCCGCGTGCTGCTGACCAGCGACGTCGGTGCGATCGCGCCGGTGGTCGCCGAAATGCGCGCGACCGCGCTGGTCCGCAACATGGTCAATACCCCCGCTGCCGATATGGGTCCGGCGGCGATCGAAAAAGCGGCCGAACGCATCGCCAAGGCGCATGGCGGTCAGCTGACGGTGACCAAGGGTGAGGCGCTGGAACAGGGCTATCCGATGATCCACGCGGTCGGCCGCGCCGCGGCGAAGCATCACGCCCCGCGCCTGATCGAAATCATATGGGGCAAGGACGGCGACCCGCGCGTCGCGCTGGTTGGCAAGGGGATCAGCTTCGACAGCGGCGGGCTCGACATCAAACCCGCGTCTGGGATGCGGCTCATGAAGAAAGACATGGGCGGCGCAGCGCATGTCCTGGCGCTCGCCGAACTGGTGATGGCGAGCGGACTGCCGGTGCGGCTGCACTGTCTGGTCGCGGCGGCCGAAAACGCGATCTCGGCCGATGCCTTTCGCCCCGGCGATGTGCTGAAAAGTCGGCTGGGGTTGACGGTAGAGATCGGCAACACCGACGCCGAGGGGCGGCTGGTGCTGGGCGATGCGCTAGCCAAAGCGGGCGAGGACAAGCCCGAACTGATCGTCGATTTCGCGACGCTGACCGGGGCGGCGCGCGTCGCGCTCGGCCCCGATCTGCCGCCGCTGTTCACCAATGACGATGCGCTGGCCGATGCGATGCTGAGCGCCGGGATCGAACGCGACGACCCATTGTGGCGGATGCCGCTGTGGGACGGTTACGCCGATCTGCTCGAAACCGACGTCGCCGATCTGGGCAATGCGGGCAGTTCGGCCTTTGCCGGGACGATCACCGCGGCGCTGTTCCTCAAACGCTTTGTGCCCGACGGCGCGCAGTGGGCGCACGTCGATACCTTTGCCTGGCGCCCGTCGGCGAAGCCCGGGCGTCCAAAGGGCGGCGCGGCGCTGGGATTGCGCGCCGCGTGGGCGATGCTGCAAGCGCGGTACGACCGGCGAGCGAAAGCCTGA
- the argC gene encoding N-acetyl-gamma-glutamyl-phosphate reductase, translating to MTKTVFIDGAAGTTGLEIAERMAGRGEFSLLTIDDARRKDAGARREALNDADFVILCLPDDAARDAVAMIDNSRTRVIDASTAHRIAPGWVYGFPEVSGHDAVADAARVSNPGCYSTGFIALIAPLVRAGLLPADWPYACNAVSGYSGGGKALIERFEQDRDLAWRGYALDLGHKHVPEMQARCGLSIAPLFSPSVIPAHRGMVVDVQLPLSVMTDAGSPDALRAALADFYAASPIVVMGEAPIDGEMLLRASNAGDDRIELFVFANDDASQARLIARLDNLGKGASGACVQNLNIMAGLPETAGLLL from the coding sequence ATGACAAAGACGGTGTTTATCGACGGCGCGGCGGGAACGACGGGTCTGGAAATTGCCGAGCGGATGGCCGGGCGGGGCGAATTTTCGCTGCTGACGATCGACGACGCCCGCCGCAAGGATGCGGGTGCGCGCCGCGAGGCGCTGAACGATGCTGATTTCGTTATCCTCTGCCTGCCCGACGACGCGGCGCGTGATGCGGTGGCGATGATCGATAATTCCCGCACCCGCGTCATCGACGCATCGACCGCGCACCGCATCGCGCCCGGCTGGGTCTATGGTTTTCCCGAGGTCAGCGGGCATGATGCGGTCGCCGACGCAGCGCGGGTCAGCAACCCCGGCTGCTACTCAACCGGCTTTATCGCCCTGATCGCACCGCTCGTTCGCGCCGGGCTGCTCCCCGCCGACTGGCCCTATGCCTGCAATGCGGTGAGCGGCTATTCGGGCGGCGGCAAGGCGCTGATCGAGCGGTTTGAGCAGGACCGCGATCTCGCCTGGCGCGGCTATGCTCTGGACCTTGGCCACAAACATGTGCCCGAGATGCAGGCGCGCTGCGGCCTGTCGATCGCGCCGCTGTTTTCGCCGTCGGTCATCCCCGCGCATCGCGGCATGGTGGTCGATGTGCAACTGCCGCTATCGGTCATGACGGACGCGGGTTCGCCCGATGCGCTGCGCGCCGCGCTCGCGGATTTTTACGCCGCCAGCCCGATCGTCGTTATGGGCGAAGCGCCGATCGACGGCGAAATGCTGCTCCGCGCATCGAACGCGGGCGACGACCGGATCGAGCTGTTCGTCTTCGCCAATGACGACGCCAGCCAGGCCCGCCTGATCGCGCGGCTCGACAATCTGGGCAAAGGCGCCAGCGGCGCGTGCGTCCAGAATCTCAACATCATGGCGGGATTGCCCGAAACCGCGGGTTTGCTTCTGTAA